From Desulfovibrio intestinalis, one genomic window encodes:
- a CDS encoding TetR/AcrR family transcriptional regulator gives MNKSKKESLLQAAKDLFGECGYVETTFKKISDRAGVALGLLTHHYGNKEKLFLACGLDVLEHFLQRLRQATAEADSGFDGVMRFCKAYLDFSIDKDSSWLVLVRCSPYSDMKTKTDRDIMDSMFSQVHQELERVIARGIEDGSLVTVDSRSTAQVIISLMVGANRTRVLTPYAMPTLYKDVLDFVARSIKA, from the coding sequence ATGAACAAAAGCAAAAAAGAATCATTGCTCCAGGCGGCTAAGGACTTGTTTGGCGAATGTGGTTATGTAGAAACAACGTTTAAAAAGATTTCTGACAGGGCTGGAGTTGCTCTTGGCCTGTTAACCCACCATTACGGCAACAAGGAAAAGCTTTTTTTGGCCTGTGGGCTCGATGTACTGGAGCATTTTCTTCAAAGACTGCGTCAGGCCACTGCTGAGGCTGATTCAGGCTTTGATGGAGTCATGCGCTTTTGCAAAGCCTATCTTGATTTTTCTATTGACAAGGATTCCAGCTGGTTGGTGCTTGTGCGCTGTTCACCCTACAGCGACATGAAAACAAAAACCGATCGCGACATTATGGATTCGATGTTTTCGCAGGTGCATCAAGAGCTGGAAAGGGTCATTGCGCGCGGCATTGAGGATGGCAGTCTTGTGACTGTGGACAGCAGGTCTACAGCCCAGGTTATCATCTCATTGATGGTAGGCGCTAATCGTACCCGCGTACTTACCCCCTACGCAATGCCCACTCTGTACAAAGATGTGCTGGATTTCGTAGCCAGATCCATAAAGGCTTAG
- a CDS encoding Lon protease family protein yields the protein MSKISSLPGSRLHATLDPARLPWDDSRGIPVQRNGRRTPFQPRAMQALDIALQIKARGYHVYLSGETDLGRTHMLLNYLRPQARKAPTPPDIIYVHNFSDPDRPLLFALPAGLGKKFKQSFKEMLDGIVKELPRRFEANAYMKRRAKLVDKFQTARMGLLRKMNSVAVDKGFNLDMDENGGLTLYPLVEGKRLNEEEFDNLDSTIRLKLKSRGDNLVQSMAGFMRQLNKAEENFQDDERGLEREAMGQVLDALLSPVEQKTLKACSNEGLAGYFEALREDMLKNTDAFLQREGVPLSQGGEGHGGPGADSVLYRYAINLLVDNSKQEGAPIIVDDHPTAVNLLGCIERESEMGALVTDFTLIRAGSLHKANGGFLVLHVEDLLQHPTAWEGLLRALRSNQARIEDAGEAPDTAIRTKGLTPDPLPLDLKVVLVGGEELYEGLLVNDDRFSKLFRIKAHMADETERNSANIRHYISHIAHIIHGCELPPFDRTALAWLVDLGSHLCEDQRRLSLKFPLLRELMIEASALANMRGEEIIKAPILEEAYTARTYRANLVEEIFMEEYDREMIKVRTSGSAIGQVNGLSVTWHGDFEFGLPHCISCTVGVGHEGIIDLEREAELGGPIHTKAMMILKSYLTDLFARKKPLVLSGSLYFEQSYAGIEGDSASGAELVTLLSALAEVPVRLDLAFTGAVSHAGQIMAVGGVTRKIEGFYKVCARHGLTGTQGVIIPHDNVDHLMLSPEVLKAVENKQFSIYAVRRIEEALLLLTGLAAGRRLKKGGFTRGSLYDLVDRRLEQLGDYAQNAFRRSKRS from the coding sequence ATGTCTAAAATCTCATCGTTACCCGGTTCAAGATTGCACGCTACGCTGGACCCGGCCCGTCTTCCCTGGGATGACAGCCGGGGTATTCCTGTCCAACGCAATGGACGCAGGACTCCTTTCCAGCCCCGCGCCATGCAGGCACTGGATATTGCCCTGCAAATCAAAGCTCGTGGCTACCATGTCTATCTTTCCGGCGAAACGGATCTCGGGCGCACGCATATGTTGCTCAATTACCTGCGCCCGCAGGCACGCAAAGCGCCTACACCGCCTGATATTATTTATGTGCATAATTTTTCAGACCCTGATCGGCCACTTCTTTTTGCTTTGCCCGCAGGGCTTGGCAAAAAGTTCAAGCAGAGCTTTAAAGAAATGCTTGATGGCATTGTAAAAGAGTTGCCTCGCCGCTTTGAAGCCAATGCGTATATGAAACGCCGGGCCAAGCTGGTGGACAAGTTTCAGACCGCGCGTATGGGCCTTTTACGCAAAATGAACTCCGTAGCCGTAGACAAGGGCTTTAACCTTGATATGGACGAAAACGGCGGACTTACCCTCTATCCCCTTGTTGAGGGAAAGCGCCTGAATGAAGAAGAGTTCGACAATCTTGACAGTACAATCCGTCTGAAACTCAAAAGCCGTGGCGACAATCTGGTACAGTCCATGGCTGGTTTCATGCGTCAATTGAACAAGGCTGAAGAAAATTTTCAGGATGATGAGCGTGGTCTTGAGCGCGAGGCAATGGGACAAGTGCTGGACGCCCTGCTCTCGCCCGTTGAACAAAAGACGCTCAAAGCCTGCTCCAACGAAGGCCTGGCAGGGTATTTCGAAGCCCTTCGCGAAGACATGCTGAAAAATACTGATGCATTTCTTCAAAGGGAAGGCGTACCTCTTTCACAGGGCGGCGAAGGGCATGGCGGCCCAGGCGCAGACAGCGTGCTCTACCGCTATGCTATCAACCTGCTGGTTGATAACAGCAAGCAGGAAGGCGCTCCCATCATTGTGGATGACCATCCTACAGCAGTAAACTTGCTGGGTTGCATTGAGCGCGAATCTGAAATGGGCGCGCTGGTGACCGATTTTACACTTATTCGCGCGGGAAGCCTGCATAAAGCCAATGGCGGCTTTCTTGTGCTGCATGTTGAAGATCTTTTGCAGCACCCAACCGCTTGGGAAGGTCTGTTACGAGCGTTACGCTCAAACCAGGCGCGCATTGAAGATGCAGGGGAAGCGCCAGATACAGCCATCCGCACCAAGGGGTTAACCCCCGACCCCCTGCCTTTGGATCTGAAGGTTGTTCTGGTTGGCGGTGAAGAGCTTTACGAAGGCCTGCTTGTCAATGACGACCGTTTTTCCAAGCTTTTCCGCATCAAAGCCCATATGGCTGATGAAACTGAGCGTAATTCTGCGAATATTCGCCATTACATAAGCCATATAGCCCACATCATTCACGGCTGTGAGCTTCCTCCTTTTGACCGTACGGCTCTGGCCTGGCTTGTGGATCTTGGGTCCCACCTGTGCGAAGACCAACGGCGTCTTTCGCTCAAGTTTCCCTTGCTGCGCGAGTTGATGATTGAGGCTTCTGCGTTGGCCAATATGCGTGGGGAAGAAATAATCAAGGCTCCCATTCTTGAAGAAGCTTACACTGCGCGAACGTACCGGGCCAATCTTGTAGAAGAAATATTTATGGAAGAATATGACCGCGAAATGATCAAGGTTCGAACCTCAGGTTCGGCCATTGGTCAGGTCAACGGGCTTTCGGTTACGTGGCACGGAGATTTCGAATTTGGGCTGCCTCACTGCATTTCATGCACTGTTGGCGTGGGGCATGAGGGCATCATTGACCTTGAACGTGAGGCCGAGTTGGGTGGTCCCATCCACACCAAGGCCATGATGATTCTCAAGAGCTATCTGACCGATCTTTTTGCGCGTAAAAAACCCCTCGTCCTTTCTGGTTCGCTGTACTTTGAACAAAGTTATGCAGGAATTGAGGGCGACTCCGCATCAGGCGCCGAGCTTGTAACCCTGCTTTCGGCTCTGGCCGAAGTTCCGGTTCGCCTTGATCTTGCCTTTACGGGGGCTGTCAGCCATGCCGGGCAAATCATGGCTGTGGGCGGTGTTACCCGTAAAATTGAAGGTTTTTATAAGGTTTGCGCAAGGCACGGGCTTACTGGTACGCAGGGGGTAATCATACCGCACGACAACGTGGATCACCTCATGCTCTCCCCTGAAGTCCTCAAGGCTGTTGAGAATAAACAGTTCAGCATCTATGCTGTGCGCCGGATAGAAGAGGCGCTGCTGCTGCTCACCGGCCTTGCCGCCGGACGTCGCCTGAAAAAAGGCGGTTTCACGCGAGGCAGCCTGTACGACCTTGTGGATAGAAGACTGGAGCAGTTGGGCGATTACGCGCAAAATGCTTTCAGGCGCAGCAAGCGCAGCTAA
- the hemC gene encoding hydroxymethylbilane synthase, which produces MRKTITIATRGSRLALWQAEHIKSCLQDIAPGVEIRLNVIKTKGDIILDVPLAKVGGKGLFVKEIEEALLNGEADLAVHSMKDVPMELPQGLLLGCVPPREDPTDCLLSCKFDSLDALPQNACVGTSSLRRQAQLLAQRPDLQIESLRGNVDTRLRKLQDGVYDAIVLASAGLNRLGLSAPYMHSLAPQSFLPAVGQGALGIECREDDHDLFTLLAQLEDTSTRVCVEAERGFLAGLEGGCQVPIAGHARLVDDETLCLEGLVAEVDGTRILKAEKRGHTSQARQWGFELAEEILNQGGRSILEKLYRQS; this is translated from the coding sequence ATGCGCAAAACAATCACCATTGCCACGCGTGGCAGCCGTCTCGCCCTCTGGCAGGCCGAGCACATCAAGAGTTGCCTTCAGGACATTGCGCCTGGAGTTGAAATTCGTCTTAATGTTATTAAAACCAAGGGCGACATTATTCTTGATGTGCCTTTGGCCAAGGTTGGAGGCAAGGGGCTCTTTGTCAAAGAAATAGAAGAAGCCCTGCTTAACGGTGAGGCCGATCTGGCCGTCCACAGCATGAAGGACGTGCCGATGGAGCTGCCGCAAGGCCTTCTTTTAGGCTGCGTTCCGCCGCGCGAAGACCCCACGGATTGCCTGCTTTCATGCAAGTTCGATTCTCTGGACGCCTTGCCGCAAAATGCGTGTGTTGGTACCAGCAGCCTACGCCGTCAAGCACAATTGCTCGCACAGCGGCCTGATCTGCAGATCGAAAGCCTCAGAGGCAACGTTGATACTCGTTTGCGCAAGTTACAGGACGGCGTGTACGATGCCATTGTTTTGGCCTCTGCCGGCTTGAACCGCTTGGGATTGAGCGCTCCCTATATGCATTCTCTTGCCCCACAGAGTTTTCTTCCTGCCGTTGGACAGGGAGCCTTGGGTATTGAATGCCGTGAAGACGATCACGATCTTTTCACGCTGCTCGCTCAATTGGAGGACACTTCTACCAGAGTGTGCGTAGAGGCCGAGAGAGGGTTTCTGGCTGGTCTTGAGGGCGGTTGCCAAGTGCCCATTGCTGGTCATGCGCGCCTGGTGGATGATGAAACGCTCTGCCTTGAGGGCTTGGTGGCCGAAGTGGACGGAACCCGTATTCTTAAAGCTGAAAAACGGGGGCACACTTCACAGGCGCGCCAGTGGGGCTTTGAACTTGCTGAAGAAATACTCAATCAGGGTGGCCGTTCCATCCTTGAAAAACTTTACCGACAGTCATAG
- a CDS encoding FmdB family zinc ribbon protein: MPIYEYCCEKCDQKFEELVYGDAAPACPHCGSHATHKLMSCCAHRGGGAHGDDYAPSSGGGGGCAGCSGGNCASCGH; the protein is encoded by the coding sequence ATGCCCATCTATGAGTACTGTTGCGAAAAATGCGACCAGAAATTTGAAGAATTGGTTTATGGCGATGCGGCCCCGGCTTGCCCGCATTGCGGATCACACGCAACGCACAAGCTCATGTCTTGCTGCGCCCATCGTGGCGGCGGTGCTCATGGCGATGATTATGCGCCTTCCTCTGGCGGTGGTGGCGGTTGCGCCGGTTGCTCCGGTGGAAATTGCGCAAGTTGCGGGCATTAG
- a CDS encoding D-sedoheptulose 7-phosphate isomerase: MNDSALDIVAAHARDGARLREIFFADQAINLRDTALQLATSLAQGGKILLCGNGGSAADAQHLAAEFVNRFLVDRPALPAIALTTDTSALTSIGNDLDFKQIFSRQVEALGRKGDVLIGISTSGNSPNVVAALEAARNADMLTLGFTGRGGGKMASLCHMLLDVPSTSTPLIQELHITAGHLLCQLTDYYLFENVAALTPYLHADTVNED, translated from the coding sequence ATGAATGACAGCGCACTTGACATTGTAGCCGCGCATGCGCGTGACGGCGCCCGGCTGCGAGAAATTTTCTTTGCGGACCAGGCCATTAACTTGCGTGACACAGCCTTGCAGCTTGCAACCAGTTTGGCGCAAGGTGGAAAAATTTTGCTCTGTGGCAATGGCGGCAGCGCAGCGGATGCCCAACATCTGGCTGCAGAATTTGTTAACCGATTTTTGGTTGATAGACCCGCCCTGCCAGCCATAGCGCTTACAACTGACACTTCTGCGCTCACTTCAATCGGCAATGATCTGGATTTTAAACAGATTTTTTCTCGTCAGGTTGAAGCGCTGGGCCGCAAAGGGGACGTTTTGATAGGCATATCCACTTCTGGCAACAGCCCCAATGTCGTGGCTGCTCTGGAAGCGGCGCGCAACGCAGACATGCTTACCCTTGGTTTTACAGGCCGCGGTGGCGGAAAGATGGCTTCCTTGTGCCATATGCTGCTGGATGTGCCCAGTACAAGTACACCTTTGATTCAGGAACTTCATATTACAGCTGGTCATCTTCTTTGCCAGCTCACGGATTATTATCTTTTTGAAAATGTGGCGGCACTGACGCCCTATCTGCACGCGGATACAGTAAACGAGGATTAA
- a CDS encoding NAD(+)/NADH kinase → MQNQHKRHILLVCKARHERAAQLGEEIRAWLTGQGHTADLVEAGLPSSLYSASDLDFVVVLGGDGTMLGVARRLVGRNVPVLGVNFGRVGFLTDAQPEDWHEKIEECLKGQEPIRSCMALRWSVLRSGAMLAEGAAINDVVVSRGALSRLVCLDIWADGQRMGSLRSDGIILCTPIGSSGYNVSAGGALLYPLMDAIGFTPVCPFLNTISPMVFPGKTDIQLQILRGSTDCYLTVDGQEGQKLEMGDILYVSGLPSAVQFMGEGTSFFERLRTRGFVLQGSTGNNTGENL, encoded by the coding sequence ATGCAAAATCAACACAAACGCCACATCCTCTTGGTCTGCAAAGCCCGTCACGAACGTGCCGCGCAACTTGGCGAAGAAATCCGTGCTTGGCTGACAGGGCAGGGACATACAGCTGATTTGGTTGAGGCAGGTTTGCCCTCATCCTTATATTCTGCATCTGATCTTGATTTTGTTGTGGTGCTTGGCGGTGACGGCACCATGCTTGGCGTTGCCCGCCGTCTTGTGGGACGCAACGTACCCGTGCTGGGTGTCAACTTTGGGCGCGTGGGCTTTCTAACCGACGCCCAGCCTGAAGACTGGCATGAAAAGATTGAAGAATGCCTGAAGGGGCAGGAACCCATACGGTCCTGTATGGCCTTGCGCTGGTCTGTTTTACGATCTGGCGCAATGCTTGCCGAGGGAGCGGCCATTAACGACGTTGTCGTAAGCCGGGGAGCCCTGTCACGGCTGGTTTGTCTTGATATTTGGGCTGACGGGCAGCGCATGGGATCTTTGCGCAGTGACGGTATCATCCTGTGCACGCCGATTGGCAGTTCAGGTTATAATGTTTCTGCGGGCGGCGCGCTTCTTTACCCTTTGATGGATGCCATCGGTTTTACGCCTGTATGCCCCTTCCTTAATACGATTTCTCCAATGGTTTTTCCAGGTAAAACAGATATTCAACTACAGATTTTGCGTGGCTCCACAGATTGTTACCTGACTGTGGACGGTCAGGAAGGGCAAAAGCTTGAAATGGGCGACATTCTGTATGTTTCCGGTTTGCCTTCTGCCGTGCAATTTATGGGAGAGGGAACTTCCTTTTTTGAACGCCTACGCACCAGAGGCTTTGTTTTGCAGGGTTCAACCGGAAACAATACGGGAGAAAACCTATGA
- the gatB gene encoding Asp-tRNA(Asn)/Glu-tRNA(Gln) amidotransferase subunit GatB, which produces MAAYEAVIGLEVHVQLATASKLFCSCPTTFGQPPNSNVCEVCSGMPGALPVPNKQAIHFATLVGLATDCTINSRSIFARKNYFYPDLPAGYQISQFELPICEYGHLDIETDSVVKRVGITRIHMENDAGKNIHAQGENVSYVDLNRAGTPLVEIVSEPDMRSAAEAVAYLKALYAIVTYLGVCDGNMEEGSFRCDANVSLRPVGTEAFGTRTELKNLNSFRNVQRAIEYEIGRQQDVLDDGDKVIQETRLYDAVKNTTASMRSKEEAHDYRYFPDPDILPIEISDEEMVKWKEELPELPKSRAARFMQMTGLPEAEIEILVQSQGLADFFEAAAKLSDARKTANLVLGPLLRECNLRGVSAANPAQWNMRPEALAELVRIVDQGLISAKIANDIFSDIFETGAMPEAYVKEKGMVQISDTSAIEKAVDEVIAANPAEVEAYKGGKTKLISFFVGQIMRVTKGKANPALVNELLAKKLQ; this is translated from the coding sequence ATGGCCGCCTATGAAGCCGTTATCGGCCTGGAAGTGCATGTGCAACTGGCCACGGCCTCCAAATTGTTTTGTTCTTGTCCTACCACGTTTGGTCAACCGCCGAACTCCAATGTTTGCGAAGTTTGCTCAGGTATGCCTGGCGCATTGCCAGTACCCAATAAGCAGGCCATCCATTTCGCGACGCTAGTGGGGCTTGCCACCGACTGCACCATAAATTCTCGCTCCATTTTTGCGCGCAAGAATTATTTTTACCCTGATCTTCCAGCTGGCTACCAAATTTCCCAGTTTGAACTGCCCATTTGTGAGTATGGCCATCTGGATATTGAGACAGATAGCGTCGTCAAGCGGGTGGGTATTACCAGAATTCATATGGAAAATGATGCTGGCAAGAACATTCATGCCCAGGGTGAAAACGTCAGCTATGTTGATTTGAACAGGGCTGGCACCCCCTTGGTGGAAATTGTTTCTGAGCCAGATATGCGCTCCGCAGCTGAAGCTGTGGCGTATCTTAAAGCTCTTTACGCTATTGTGACCTACCTTGGCGTATGTGACGGGAATATGGAAGAAGGCAGCTTCCGCTGTGACGCGAACGTATCTTTGCGGCCTGTGGGCACAGAAGCTTTCGGCACACGCACAGAATTGAAAAATCTCAATTCATTCCGCAATGTACAGCGGGCCATCGAATATGAAATTGGTCGGCAGCAGGATGTACTGGACGACGGCGATAAGGTCATACAGGAAACGCGCCTTTATGATGCCGTAAAAAACACCACTGCCTCTATGCGTAGCAAAGAAGAAGCGCACGATTACCGCTATTTCCCTGATCCGGATATTTTGCCCATTGAAATTTCTGATGAAGAAATGGTCAAATGGAAGGAAGAACTGCCTGAGCTGCCCAAAAGCAGAGCTGCCCGTTTTATGCAGATGACAGGTCTGCCCGAAGCTGAGATTGAAATTTTAGTTCAGAGCCAAGGGCTGGCCGACTTTTTTGAAGCAGCTGCAAAGCTTTCAGATGCACGCAAAACAGCCAACCTCGTACTTGGCCCCCTGTTGCGCGAATGTAACCTTCGGGGCGTCAGCGCCGCAAATCCTGCCCAATGGAACATGCGGCCAGAAGCTTTGGCAGAATTGGTACGAATTGTTGACCAGGGGCTGATTAGCGCAAAGATTGCCAATGACATCTTTAGCGATATTTTTGAAACCGGGGCCATGCCTGAAGCCTATGTAAAAGAAAAGGGCATGGTTCAGATTTCCGACACGTCAGCAATTGAAAAAGCTGTCGACGAAGTCATCGCCGCCAACCCTGCAGAAGTTGAAGCATACAAGGGCGGTAAAACCAAACTCATAAGTTTCTTTGTGGGCCAGATTATGCGCGTTACCAAGGGCAAGGCCAACCCCGCTCTCGTAAACGAACTGCTGGCAAAAAAACTGCAATAG
- the pgl gene encoding 6-phosphogluconolactonase, whose product MSGLSRSIHLTVHIHKDPAAMAERAAHILAAACEEAVADRGVFRISLSGGQTPIPLFRLLAGDDWADRLPWDKMSIFWVDERCVGPEHADSNYGLARKELLGHVPATHFYRMRGEEDPVEAAVKYEKQLRTEFDLGPQDMPRFDFVLLGMGEDGHTGSIFPNSPALAEKKRLVIDQYVPERKADRLTLTLPVINNARCCMFLVTGAEKHTVLSRALDLLAPPTLPAQMVRPGFGDLVWVVDEAAATGV is encoded by the coding sequence ATGTCGGGCCTCAGCCGATCCATTCATCTTACGGTGCATATTCATAAAGATCCTGCGGCTATGGCGGAACGTGCCGCGCATATTCTTGCTGCCGCCTGTGAAGAAGCTGTTGCTGACAGAGGCGTTTTTCGTATCTCCCTTTCCGGTGGTCAAACTCCCATTCCTCTTTTTCGCCTTTTGGCGGGCGACGACTGGGCTGACAGGTTGCCTTGGGACAAGATGAGCATCTTTTGGGTTGACGAGCGTTGCGTGGGCCCTGAGCACGCTGACAGCAACTACGGTCTGGCGCGTAAAGAATTGCTTGGGCATGTTCCCGCTACCCATTTCTATCGCATGCGTGGAGAAGAAGACCCTGTTGAAGCAGCCGTCAAATATGAAAAACAGCTGCGAACAGAATTCGACCTTGGCCCGCAAGATATGCCCCGTTTTGACTTTGTGCTGCTTGGCATGGGCGAAGATGGTCATACTGGCTCCATCTTTCCTAACTCGCCTGCTCTGGCAGAGAAAAAACGCCTTGTTATTGATCAGTATGTACCGGAACGAAAGGCCGACCGCCTGACTTTAACCCTTCCTGTCATCAATAACGCGCGTTGCTGCATGTTTCTTGTCACTGGTGCGGAAAAGCATACCGTTCTTTCACGCGCTCTTGACCTTCTTGCTCCTCCAACCTTGCCTGCGCAAATGGTGCGTCCAGGTTTCGGCGATCTGGTGTGGGTTGTAGATGAGGCAGCAGCAACTGGCGTGTAG
- a CDS encoding DUF2939 domain-containing protein, which yields MNLPFLSTVVAFAKKHTLVLAAAVLVIIVVVMGVSGWRYFQYRQSSQYTYETLRDALKTGDAESIAELVDFNTFSANLSKNLMQSYPFLKAGPDQERQLRDMIQTSLLKQVRTKQEPAKEEHDLKTRLRTPLYALPQDFIAQIVNTLSLQTSSEGTALLTAKVHHPLLDKNFLLIFRMDTTPEGWRVRYLVNSPELVRQFREAQEERMRAQRQMILDKNILTERRIKDLFPLQSCSASAGLISDDTTLLLVTRVLARNIGTVSVNNMNLFAEFSTASGAVLLSRNLNAVQPTHPGEDFEHSWTIELDGNSDLGKRVLSGQPLQCKASWKTLGLNSGEVLHISEAPAPIEEFQ from the coding sequence ATGAACCTCCCTTTTCTTTCTACGGTCGTAGCTTTTGCAAAAAAACATACGCTTGTGCTGGCAGCGGCTGTTCTTGTTATTATTGTCGTTGTTATGGGGGTCAGCGGTTGGCGCTATTTTCAGTACCGCCAGTCGAGCCAGTATACCTATGAGACTTTACGCGACGCCTTGAAAACAGGTGATGCTGAAAGTATTGCCGAGCTTGTCGATTTCAATACGTTTTCAGCTAATTTGAGCAAGAACTTGATGCAGAGTTACCCTTTTCTCAAAGCGGGCCCAGATCAAGAACGGCAATTGCGCGATATGATACAGACATCTTTGCTCAAACAGGTTCGTACCAAGCAGGAGCCCGCAAAAGAAGAACATGATCTGAAAACACGGCTAAGAACCCCCCTGTACGCTTTACCGCAAGATTTCATTGCTCAGATTGTCAACACCCTCAGCTTGCAAACTTCCAGCGAAGGTACTGCCCTTCTGACAGCCAAGGTGCATCATCCTCTTCTTGATAAAAATTTCCTGCTTATTTTCCGGATGGATACAACTCCTGAAGGATGGCGTGTGCGCTATTTGGTAAATAGCCCTGAACTGGTACGCCAGTTCCGCGAAGCGCAAGAGGAGCGCATGCGTGCGCAACGTCAAATGATTTTGGATAAAAACATACTGACAGAGCGGCGCATCAAGGATCTTTTTCCCCTTCAATCCTGCTCGGCCAGTGCAGGGCTCATTTCAGATGATACTACCTTGCTTTTGGTAACGCGTGTTCTGGCTCGCAATATTGGCACAGTTAGTGTGAATAATATGAACCTGTTTGCTGAATTCAGCACTGCTTCAGGGGCTGTTTTACTGTCCCGTAATCTTAATGCGGTTCAACCAACACACCCTGGTGAAGACTTTGAACACAGCTGGACAATTGAGCTTGATGGCAACAGCGATCTCGGAAAGCGTGTTTTGAGTGGACAACCTTTGCAATGCAAGGCTTCTTGGAAAACACTTGGGCTCAACAGTGGCGAGGTGCTGCATATATCAGAAGCTCCAGCCCCAATTGAAGAATTTCAATAG
- a CDS encoding class I SAM-dependent methyltransferase — translation MKWLNWNIKRDSALSKQQNLLQQCLAVWPRRGKTLLEINCSQGMFSPLLWECGFDLTVTELRPELRSQVAALMGGRAEILAASEDYLPFDDNFFDSVVLHLAATDKKGIDAAVREALRVASSGLAVTFWNSASLAYALHRIQGSKGSRSSWPGPVHNWWQVWRVLKNTKIGRLCGTSTLAGPRSFWDGICPLSCCTRVLRLPFGAWGVIRLDLESARPVTPMPLKIKRPRLSSPQPAMECGSKNSLNSS, via the coding sequence ATGAAATGGTTGAATTGGAACATTAAAAGGGATTCAGCCCTCAGCAAGCAGCAAAATTTGTTGCAGCAGTGTTTGGCTGTATGGCCGCGCAGAGGAAAAACACTGCTGGAAATCAACTGCAGTCAAGGGATGTTTTCTCCTTTACTGTGGGAATGCGGTTTCGATTTGACCGTCACGGAATTACGCCCTGAACTACGGTCGCAGGTTGCCGCCCTTATGGGTGGGCGGGCCGAGATATTGGCCGCCTCCGAAGATTACCTGCCTTTTGATGATAATTTTTTCGACAGCGTGGTATTGCACCTTGCCGCTACGGACAAAAAAGGAATTGACGCTGCGGTGCGAGAAGCCTTGCGCGTTGCCTCGAGTGGTCTTGCGGTTACTTTTTGGAACAGTGCTTCTTTAGCCTACGCCCTGCACCGCATCCAGGGAAGCAAGGGAAGCAGAAGTTCCTGGCCAGGTCCGGTGCATAATTGGTGGCAAGTCTGGCGAGTGCTTAAGAACACAAAAATTGGGCGACTTTGTGGAACAAGCACGCTTGCAGGTCCTCGAAGTTTTTGGGATGGTATCTGCCCATTAAGTTGTTGCACTCGCGTGTTGCGCTTGCCCTTTGGGGCTTGGGGCGTCATACGCCTTGATTTGGAATCGGCACGTCCGGTCACTCCTATGCCTCTTAAAATCAAGAGGCCACGCTTGAGCAGCCCACAACCGGCAATGGAGTGCGGTTCAAAAAACTCTTTGAATTCTTCATAG
- a CDS encoding RidA family protein: MNKQVVSTDKAPAAVGPYSQAIKTGNLMFLSGQVPIDPATGKLVEGDAATQAAQSCKNVLAILESQGLTAENLVKVTVFITDISTFGSVNEVYKQYFTAPCPARSCVEVSALPLGAKIEIEAIAAC; the protein is encoded by the coding sequence ATGAACAAGCAAGTCGTTAGCACGGATAAAGCCCCTGCCGCTGTTGGCCCCTACAGCCAGGCTATCAAAACAGGAAACCTCATGTTTCTTTCCGGTCAGGTGCCTATTGATCCGGCCACAGGCAAACTGGTTGAAGGCGACGCTGCAACCCAGGCCGCCCAAAGCTGCAAAAATGTTCTGGCTATTCTTGAGTCCCAAGGACTTACAGCCGAGAATCTGGTGAAGGTCACTGTCTTTATTACTGACATTAGCACGTTCGGCTCTGTAAACGAAGTATACAAGCAGTATTTCACAGCGCCTTGCCCTGCGCGGTCCTGCGTTGAGGTGAGCGCGCTTCCCTTGGGCGCCAAAATAGAAATTGAAGCCATTGCAGCTTGCTAA